A genomic region of Ignavibacteria bacterium contains the following coding sequences:
- a CDS encoding TIGR00282 family metallophosphoesterase has translation MNTLEILFIGDIVGKPGLQILQTFLKNLVENNKIDFIIANGENVADGKGITEKELKILNELGINVITGGNHIFEKQQFQEIAKTEKNVLRPLNYPKGTFGQGYVVMDHNGTKITVASLQGRAFLPAIDCPFRTAEWLIAKVKKESNIIIIDFHAEATAEKIALASFLDGKVTAVIGTHTHIQTADERILPNGTAYITDVGMTGPYDSVIGMKKEAAINRFLYQTPQKYQTAQDDIHLAAVIISVDKSTGKAKKIRRIFFPEFQNEITEQ, from the coding sequence TTGAACACACTTGAGATTTTATTTATTGGTGATATAGTCGGTAAACCCGGACTTCAAATACTTCAGACATTCCTTAAAAATTTGGTTGAGAATAATAAAATTGATTTTATCATTGCGAATGGTGAAAATGTAGCTGATGGCAAAGGCATTACTGAAAAAGAATTAAAAATTTTGAACGAGCTCGGAATAAATGTAATTACTGGCGGTAATCATATTTTTGAGAAACAACAATTTCAGGAGATTGCAAAAACAGAAAAGAATGTGCTGAGGCCTTTAAATTATCCAAAAGGTACATTTGGTCAAGGATATGTTGTGATGGATCATAATGGAACTAAAATTACAGTTGCTTCACTGCAAGGCAGAGCATTTTTACCAGCAATTGATTGTCCATTTAGAACAGCCGAATGGTTAATTGCAAAAGTTAAGAAGGAATCCAATATAATTATAATTGATTTTCATGCTGAAGCTACTGCCGAGAAAATTGCTCTTGCAAGTTTCTTAGATGGAAAAGTCACCGCAGTCATTGGAACTCACACACATATCCAGACAGCCGATGAGAGAATTTTACCAAATGGAACAGCGTACATAACAGATGTTGGTATGACTGGACCTTATGACTCAGTTATTGGTATGAAAAAAGAAGCGGCGATAAACAGATTTTTATATCAGACTCCACAGAAGTATCAAACTGCTCAGGATGATATTCATCTTGCTGCAGTCATTATATCAGTTGATAAATCTACTGGAAAAGCCAAAAAAATTCGAAGAATATTTTTCCCTGAATTTCAAAACGAAATTACTGAACAATGA
- the ppk1 gene encoding polyphosphate kinase 1, with protein sequence MKNNLKKFKDPQYYFNRDLSWIEFNRRVLEEALDKELPLLERVKFLSIFCTNLDEFYMIRVSGLMEQISAGISNIGIDGLTPIEALNLIKARVDELLKIHMNCYLNDVLPSLKENGIEILNYDDLEEDEQNLLKQYYIKEIFPTLTPLAFDPGRPFPHISNLSLNLGVRIEKPTGERHFARVKVPKNLPRFININQIKEKLNSGRKQSGKIRLTYLEQVIQANLESLFPKMHIIDSYLFRVTRDTDIEIQEDEADDLLKVIEENIRQRKFGAVVRLEIENELPTQILNLLKKNLEISDESIQILNGPLSLGDLISLYDLPFQNLKFKPFSPSIPKVFEENDDIFSAIKKNDILLSHPYHSFLPVINFLRAASTDPDVLTIKQTLYRVGSNSPIVENLIEAAENGKQVAALVELKARFDEENNIQWARRLEKVGVHVVYGLVGLKTHCKVTLVIRREGTGLRRYVHLSTGNYNITTARQYSDLGLFTCDEDIADDVTELFNYLTGYSEQDNYKELLIAPINMREKLIELIEEEIQSHKKYGNGYIIIKVNSITDPEMIQTLYRASCEGVKIDLLVRGICMLKPGIKGVSENIKVISIVGRFLEHSRVFYFYNNGNSKIYSGSADLMERNLNRRVEVIFPIKSKVIGSFILNNILKLQLSDNVNARVLDSSGKYSLVQRKPEDEVIDSQDLQIKAASDLICWEPVRLKVGKF encoded by the coding sequence ATGAAAAATAATCTCAAGAAGTTTAAAGATCCTCAATATTATTTTAACAGAGATTTAAGCTGGATTGAATTCAACAGAAGAGTTCTTGAGGAAGCTCTTGATAAAGAATTACCTTTGCTTGAAAGAGTAAAATTCCTTTCTATTTTTTGCACCAATCTTGATGAATTCTATATGATTCGTGTTTCCGGTTTAATGGAACAAATCTCAGCCGGCATCAGCAACATAGGAATTGATGGGCTTACACCAATTGAAGCTTTAAATCTGATAAAAGCTCGAGTTGATGAATTACTTAAAATTCATATGAATTGTTACTTAAACGATGTGCTTCCGAGTCTAAAAGAAAATGGGATTGAAATTTTAAATTACGATGATCTTGAGGAAGACGAACAAAATCTCTTGAAGCAATATTACATCAAAGAGATTTTCCCAACACTTACACCTCTGGCATTTGATCCAGGCAGACCATTTCCTCATATTTCAAACCTTTCATTAAATCTTGGAGTAAGGATCGAAAAACCTACGGGTGAAAGACACTTTGCAAGAGTTAAAGTTCCAAAAAATTTACCTCGCTTTATCAATATCAATCAAATTAAGGAAAAGCTGAACTCTGGAAGAAAACAGAGTGGAAAAATAAGATTAACTTATCTTGAGCAGGTCATTCAGGCTAATTTAGAATCTCTTTTTCCAAAAATGCACATAATTGATTCTTATCTTTTTCGGGTTACAAGAGATACAGATATAGAAATTCAAGAAGATGAAGCCGATGATTTGTTGAAAGTAATCGAAGAAAATATAAGACAAAGAAAATTTGGAGCAGTCGTTCGTTTAGAAATTGAAAACGAATTACCAACACAAATTTTAAATCTCTTAAAGAAAAATCTTGAAATATCTGATGAATCAATTCAGATTTTGAATGGTCCTCTTTCTCTCGGTGATTTAATCTCCCTATACGATCTACCATTTCAAAATTTAAAATTCAAACCATTTTCTCCTTCTATACCAAAAGTCTTTGAAGAAAATGATGATATCTTTTCAGCCATAAAAAAGAACGATATTCTTTTAAGTCACCCTTATCATTCATTTCTTCCTGTAATAAATTTCTTGAGAGCTGCATCAACTGATCCTGATGTATTAACCATAAAACAGACTCTTTATCGTGTCGGTTCAAATTCACCAATTGTAGAAAATTTAATCGAAGCGGCTGAAAATGGAAAACAAGTTGCAGCACTGGTTGAACTAAAAGCCCGATTTGATGAAGAAAACAATATTCAATGGGCGCGCAGATTGGAAAAAGTTGGTGTTCATGTTGTTTATGGACTTGTTGGACTTAAAACACATTGTAAAGTTACACTTGTAATTCGCCGCGAAGGAACCGGACTTAGACGATATGTTCATCTTTCAACTGGAAATTATAACATAACAACAGCTCGACAATATTCTGATCTCGGTTTATTTACTTGTGATGAAGATATCGCTGATGATGTAACAGAACTATTCAATTATTTAACTGGTTATTCCGAGCAGGATAATTATAAAGAACTCCTGATTGCCCCAATTAATATGCGTGAAAAATTAATTGAACTTATCGAAGAAGAAATTCAATCACATAAAAAGTATGGAAATGGTTATATCATAATTAAAGTCAATTCAATTACTGATCCCGAAATGATTCAGACTTTATACCGAGCTTCATGCGAAGGAGTCAAAATAGATTTACTTGTTCGAGGAATATGTATGTTAAAACCTGGAATTAAGGGGGTTAGCGAAAATATTAAAGTTATAAGCATAGTTGGAAGATTTCTTGAACATTCGAGAGTTTTTTACTTCTACAACAATGGTAATTCAAAAATTTATTCTGGCAGCGCAGATCTGATGGAAAGAAACTTAAATCGAAGAGTTGAAGTTATTTTCCCAATCAAATCAAAAGTTATTGGAAGTTTTATTTTGAACAACATTCTAAAACTGCAATTGTCAGATAATGTTAATGCAAGAGTACTCGATAGCAGCGGTAAATATTCATTAGTGCAGAGAAAACCCGAAGATGAAGTTATTGACTCTCAAGATTTACAAATCAAAGCTGCAAGTGATCTTATTTGTTGGGAACCTGTTAGACTCAAAGTTGGGAAGTTTTAA
- the deoC gene encoding deoxyribose-phosphate aldolase has protein sequence MYKSLIDRVIQEVLIEHSLQKTLCDDGVCAGCGHCLFHKKDAVKNVIDSGADRISTSIGIPEPVEYDIARMIDHTLLKPEATLDDIKKLCDEARQFHFASVCVNPGFVKFCYEQLKNTDVKVCTVIGFPLGATTTETKRFEAHQAIENGAEELDMVINIGMLKSGKYDYVFNDIQQVVLEAKPKRVLVKVIIETCLLTDEEKIKACLIAKDAGADFVKTSTGFSKGGATAGDVALMKYVVGGSVGVKASGGIRSREDAELMIASGADRIGASASVKIVQNIKDETTKGY, from the coding sequence ATGTATAAATCATTAATCGATCGAGTAATCCAGGAAGTTCTGATTGAGCACTCACTTCAAAAAACGCTTTGCGATGATGGAGTGTGTGCAGGTTGCGGTCATTGTCTTTTTCACAAAAAAGATGCAGTTAAGAATGTAATTGACAGTGGTGCGGATAGAATTTCGACATCGATCGGCATTCCTGAGCCTGTTGAATATGATATTGCACGAATGATTGATCATACTTTACTTAAACCGGAAGCAACCCTTGATGATATTAAAAAGCTCTGTGATGAAGCCAGACAATTTCATTTTGCATCTGTTTGTGTTAATCCTGGATTTGTAAAGTTTTGTTATGAACAATTAAAAAATACAGATGTTAAAGTATGTACTGTTATTGGTTTCCCTCTCGGAGCTACAACAACCGAGACAAAAAGGTTTGAAGCTCATCAGGCGATTGAAAATGGCGCCGAAGAACTTGATATGGTGATTAATATTGGTATGCTTAAATCAGGAAAATATGATTATGTCTTCAATGATATTCAACAAGTTGTTCTTGAAGCAAAGCCAAAAAGAGTTTTGGTAAAAGTGATAATTGAAACTTGTCTTTTAACAGATGAAGAAAAAATAAAAGCATGTTTAATCGCAAAAGATGCTGGTGCTGATTTCGTAAAAACTTCGACTGGTTTCAGTAAAGGTGGTGCAACAGCTGGTGATGTTGCACTTATGAAATATGTCGTGGGTGGAAGTGTTGGAGTTAAAGCAAGTGGAGGCATTCGATCAAGGGAAGATGCAGAGTTGATGATTGCAAGCGGTGCTGACCGAATTGGTGCAAGTGCAAGCGTAAAAATTGTTCAAAATATAAAGGACGAAACAACTAAGGGTTACTAA
- the folD gene encoding bifunctional methylenetetrahydrofolate dehydrogenase/methenyltetrahydrofolate cyclohydrolase FolD codes for MKAQILDGKNTAALIRNRIKEIIEKDFKPRNFQPGLVAIIVGKNPASKIYVNSKAKACQEVGIFSKVIELEESTSQNDLVDLIKQLNINPKYHGILVQQPLPPHINTQFVNESIDPDKDVDGFHPVNMGKLLLGEECFVPCTPLGIIELLKHYKIDLSGKDVVIIGRSNIVGKPLAAMLMQKNKFTNATVTICHSATKDISFYTKNADIVIVAIGKAEFLKAEMIKENAIVIDVGINRVEDLNSEKGYRIVGDVKFDEVSEKASYITPVPGGVGPMTIAMLLKNTLIASSKYYGLEVNV; via the coding sequence ATGAAAGCCCAAATTTTAGACGGTAAAAATACAGCTGCTTTAATTCGTAATAGAATTAAAGAAATAATTGAAAAAGATTTCAAACCAAGAAATTTTCAACCAGGTCTTGTCGCTATTATAGTTGGGAAAAACCCTGCTTCAAAAATTTATGTGAATTCAAAAGCAAAAGCCTGTCAGGAAGTTGGTATTTTTTCTAAAGTAATTGAACTTGAAGAATCAACTTCTCAAAATGATTTGGTCGATTTAATAAAACAATTGAACATTAATCCAAAATATCATGGAATTTTAGTACAACAACCGTTGCCACCTCATATCAATACTCAATTTGTAAATGAATCAATCGATCCCGATAAAGATGTGGATGGCTTTCATCCAGTTAATATGGGTAAACTTTTACTCGGTGAGGAATGCTTCGTACCATGCACACCGCTTGGAATAATCGAATTGCTGAAGCACTATAAAATTGATTTGAGTGGGAAAGATGTTGTTATAATTGGTAGAAGTAATATAGTCGGTAAACCGCTTGCAGCAATGCTGATGCAGAAAAATAAATTCACAAATGCAACTGTAACAATTTGTCATTCAGCTACTAAGGACATCTCTTTTTATACAAAAAATGCTGATATTGTAATTGTTGCAATTGGCAAGGCAGAATTCTTAAAAGCTGAAATGATTAAAGAAAATGCAATTGTAATTGATGTTGGAATTAATAGAGTTGAAGATTTAAATTCAGAGAAAGGTTATAGAATTGTTGGAGATGTAAAATTTGATGAAGTATCTGAGAAAGCAAGTTATATTACTCCAGTCCCTGGAGGAGTTGGACCTATGACAATAGCGATGCTTCTTAAAAATACTTTAATTGCAAGTTCAAAATATTATGGGTTGGAAGTAAATGTATAA